One stretch of Levilactobacillus yonginensis DNA includes these proteins:
- a CDS encoding putative holin-like toxin: protein MSVFQTVSLILLFGTFLIVLLNYINKHYQ from the coding sequence ATGAGCGTCTTCCAGACAGTCTCGCTGATATTGCTGTTTGGCACATTTTTAATCGTGCTACTCAACTATATCAACAAGCACTACCAATAA
- a CDS encoding restriction endonuclease subunit S, producing the protein MQKLFPKNGSKFPELRFLGFADAWEQRKFFDNIRRTVDFRGRTPKKLDMDWSESGYLALSALNVKNGYIDPSADAHYGNQKLYDKWMTGKELYKGQVLFTTEAPMGNVAQIPDNNKYILSQRTIAFDVASDKITNDFLAVLLRSPKSFNELSSLSSGGTAKGVSQRSLSQFKVTLPKSLQEQKKIGIFFKQLDKTIALYQRKLEKLQELKKGYLQKMFC; encoded by the coding sequence TTGCAGAAATTGTTCCCCAAAAATGGGAGCAAGTTCCCAGAATTAAGATTTTTAGGGTTTGCTGACGCTTGGGAACAGCGTAAGTTCTTCGACAACATTAGACGTACAGTAGATTTTCGTGGACGTACTCCCAAAAAACTGGATATGGATTGGAGCGAGTCTGGATATCTTGCCCTTTCAGCTCTTAATGTAAAAAATGGTTATATTGATCCATCTGCTGATGCACATTATGGAAATCAAAAACTATATGATAAGTGGATGACTGGAAAAGAACTTTATAAGGGCCAAGTATTATTTACCACAGAGGCACCAATGGGAAATGTGGCACAAATACCGGACAACAACAAATATATTCTCAGTCAACGAACAATCGCTTTTGATGTTGCTTCAGATAAAATCACAAATGATTTCTTGGCTGTCTTGTTACGTTCGCCGAAATCATTTAATGAATTATCATCCTTATCAAGCGGCGGTACTGCGAAAGGTGTTAGTCAAAGATCTTTATCACAGTTCAAAGTAACACTACCTAAAAGTTTACAAGAACAAAAGAAAATTGGCATTTTTTTCAAACAACTCGACAAGACTATCGCTCTTTATCAGCGTAAACTTGAAAAACTCCAGGAACTCAAAAAAGGATATCTACAAAAGATGTTTTGCTGA
- a CDS encoding transposase: MKQMGTTIKSFKKYRKQALNAVESPYSNGYLEGNIGRIKKIKNTAFGFRNWENFVNRIKIQRQWLHPARQTVTV, from the coding sequence ATTAAACAAATGGGCACAACCATCAAAAGCTTTAAGAAGTACCGGAAACAGGCCCTGAACGCCGTTGAATCACCATATTCAAACGGTTATTTAGAGGGCAACATCGGCCGAATTAAGAAGATTAAAAACACTGCTTTTGGCTTCCGTAATTGGGAGAACTTTGTCAACCGTATTAAGATTCAACGCCAATGGCTTCACCCAGCACGTCAAACTGTGACGGTATAA